aCATGTTTTatacctccattttatttattcatttttatgtggtgctgaagattgaacccagtgtcttgcacatgttaggcaagtgctctaccactgagctacaccgccAGCCTATCATCAGTATTTTTAATGAATCTTTGGTAGCAGGGAAGTTTGTTTCGGCTTGTCTGAAAATGTCCTTTTTTCAacttcatttgtattttgatggatataaaattctAGGTTAACAACTATTTCAACACATCCTAAATATCATcacctcattttctttctctaaaaattttgtttagcccatcaaaaaattcttagttcTTATTGCTCTAATCTCCATTTCAGTTGTTTCTGGTCTGATCTTTGTTACTTCCTTCTTTCTGCTACCTTTGGCTTTAATGAAGGCAAGATGGTTGCAACTTAGAGCCTATTAACTCAGGGAAAGTACCTGTTGATTCATCCTTTTAAATCCACTTCCCACACTTTTGTATGGCCATGGTAACACCTAGGGATCTTCTTTAGCATATTGTCCTCTGTGACtgtccatggctctgggccctcttcctttccctcctcagaGCTTACTCAACACTTCATGACACTACAAATGTTCTTCTGCAGGAACAAATAATATACCCACCAGGGCTTTGCTTTAAGTGCCTGCTCAAGCTGAATTTCTTGTTATTTAGTCTCTCTAATAAGCAAGAATTGTGTTGCCACTGTGAAGCAAAAGGTCAGTTCATTCAAATCATTTTCAATGACAGCAATTCATTCTGTAAATTTCCATGTACATTGACAGTAGTCTTATTCATACAGAAAGGAATATCTGATGGACAAGGTCTctccttctttgttcttttcttaagGCTATTTAATAATttgtcctcctcttctccctcgaTCTGCTCTACTTTTGCCAGGCAAGCATCTTTTCTAAGTTTGGTGTCTCTcaactgtagtcccagctatttgggaggctgaggcaggaggatcacttgagctcagaaGTTTGAGAACAACCTGAGCAACATAGTTAGAtcccaactcaaaaaaaaaaaaaaaaaaaaagacaacaaagaagCACACAGAAAATAGGCCCCCAAAAGCCACCACCATATAAAGACCATGTTCCCACTCCCCACCCAGccaccttccctctctgtgcTGGACTGCCTGGTACTAGGGAAGCTCAGGGAAGGATGGAGGCAGCATAGTGATTAGGCCAATAGGCTTGAGAGTCTTGGGGAATGGAGTTCCTCTTCAGGGAAACACCTCCTAATCCTAGCTTGCCAGGCCagtctctgattttattattttaatagtgtTTTATTATTACAGAAGCATATGTAGTGCTAAATATAGGTGAATAGCATCAGCATGAAGCAATGAGGGCTCACTTCAGATAGAAAGCAAGGGGGATGAGTATATGTAATGAAGAGGGGATCTCCTCTAGGACCTGTATTATCTGACTGATGTTTGTGTCTACCACCTCATCTTCCCTCCATATACCATACCTTGGATTCTTCACTATACTCAAGTCATGTTTGCCCCATTTTGTTTCGGCTGAACTCCTCAAAGAGGATTTCTCTGAGCACCACAGCTAAAGTACCCCCAGTCACTCTTTACCATATTATTCTATTCTATCTTCTGAATAGCACCATTGAAATTCCCTTATTTGTCTACTGATTTATTATCTCTTGCTCTCCCCAAGAGAGTGCAAGCTTCTACTATGCTTCACTCCAATGGCTACAATTGTACAGATACCATGTAACACTTCCTGACTGACCCTCATGTTTGTCTTCCAAATTTGTCTCTGCTTTCTCTACCTTGACCAGCCTCCTTCTGCTCCCCTAAAAATCAAGTCACACTATTTTACCCTCTGGATCTCATACCTTGGAAAACAATCCTGCTTACATCTTCAACTTCTTTACTACATGCTTcactttttcctccctcctctcttacACCTTTCATAAGAATGAGATTTCTTCTACAGCTTATGGGTTTGAGAGATGAAGATGACTTTCTTCCCCATTGCTGCTTCTTGTCCTTGACTCCTCTATTCCTCTTGTAAACCTCTCTTAAGAGTAAGAATttcatgacatttaaaaaaaattagttgtcaatgagatctttattttattaatatgtggtgctaagggtcaaacccagtgcttcacacatactaggcaagtgttctatcactgagccacaaccccagccccatgacatCTTCATTTGCCATTATCTATTCTCATTTATTCCTCAGCTTCATCTCTATGTTTTGCCACCTGGTTCTTAGGGTTCCTCTGTAAAGCAATCTCTGGTATCCCACTGCTACAAATTGGGGGTGCCTTTCTTACTATTTCAGCAGTTGTAAAGTCAAAGATCACAACAGCAGGACAATGGACTCATACCTGTTTCTTAGAACATGAGAAGATCTACTCATCCCATAGTCCCAGAGCCGCTCCACTGCAGCAATAAAATAATGTCGTGTTTTCTTTTGAAAGCTGCGGGGGCCCTGGTTTTCATCCTCACCATAAATGTCAAAATCTTCCCTCTTTGTTACAAATGAGATGGTATCATCATAGTCAATGTCTTCTTGCTCTAACTGAAGAGTAGGACCCGGCAGCTTGGATGGAGTCTTTTCAGAGCTTTCCATTGCCACTTTAACAAAGGGAACTTCTCCAGGTCTATTTGTTTTATTCCCTTTGATAGGTCTTGGTGTTTTCTGAAGAAGGATATTTTCCATGTCTTCAAGGTGGCCAGGAGAATCACGACTAGTTTCTCTAGTTAAAAGGTCTTTCTGATAAATGGGAAGTTTAAGAAGCAATTCAACTTTTCCAGATACTTTGGGCAAGACTGGTTTCAAGAGAACATTACTCTCATTATACATGACTGAGTTTGTGGCACTTGTCCTCATGGAGCCAACCTTTCTTTGATCTCTGATCATCTCCAAAGATAGGATGGATAAAGAAAGGTTATTTCTTTTTGCTCCTTGTAAGAAATGACTTCTTTCTTGGGCCCTAGAACTTTCTGTCCTAAAAGTATAACTGTAGGctagaaaatgagaagaattgTCTTGAGATGGGATCTTGGTCAAATCTGTAGGTATAATTGATGGAAATGGTGATATCTTTGTAATGGGCAATGTAGAGCTATTCATCTGAGTGATGTCATGGTTCATCACAGGAAAATCTGATAAGGGAGACTGAATAATGGTTTTCTCCTGCTTTTTATTGTAGTCTATGTGCgtcaaatatttcatgtttttggaTGACTGGGATGAGCTGTCATTTGCAATTAGACCCTTTTCAAGTTCCGTTTCTTCTAGTGGGAGTCTGAATTCCTTTGACGTTTGCTTACCATGTTGAACAATAACATTCTTCTGGCATGGATTAAGAGACATCCTTGTGGTGCTTATGTATTTCTCCATTATTTGCTTGGTTTGATTCACCAAGCCTTTCAAGtttgtttcctcttcctccttactTTTTGATAAATGGGCCATGTGAATCTCTGTTCTATTTGTTGAATCATTTACTGACCTGGCGTCCTGAAGTACTGGTATATATGTCCCCTCATCTAAACTTACATTCTGCCTAGTACTCAGTAAGAAAAGGTTCTTTAGGAAATTCTTATTGCCAGTCATTGTATACCCCTGAGGCAAAACTACATTCTCTTGAATTAATGCTTCGttcttttctatatcttcctgaaattttttttcttgattgtgTGTATCATTTTCTTGTACATGTGTCAAGTTAGTAAGAAATATGGTCCTGTTTCTTGGAAAAATCATCTCTTTGAGTTCTGTGTCCTTTGTAAATTCATCTTCTGTTAttactactttatttttctctgacaAGAAATTTTGATCTTTTACAGACTTTTTTGATGCTAAGGATATTAATTGCTTCAGTCCAGAATTCAAGAAGTTCTTTGCATGGGTCTTTTGCTGCCAATTTGCTGACTCTGGCAAGAATGGCATCCTAAAGAATGACATATCTGGATTTTCTGAATCTTGTAGCACAGGCCCCACCCTTTTTTGGTAACCTATTTCCATATTCTTTAATGGAGTAGTTTTATTTGACACATAATTTAGCCTCAAAGCTGGATTATTTTTGTGCATTATTAGCATTTTGTCTTGGATCAAAGATGTCACTTCTCGAAGACCAGTATTGCTTTCTAATACAGTGTCTTGCCAGGCAGATGTACTATTCTCAATTAAGAACGTTGGGCTGTCAGGGTAATTTCTTCCATTCAATATTGAATTATTAGATGTCTTGTTTGCTTCtatcaaagaaatattaaatttaaataaagcattaTCTTTGGTCAACGAAGAAGCATTATCTTTGGTCAACAAAGAAGGTgtgtgaattattttctttttaagtaatcCTTTACTCTTCATTAATGATACATTTTTTCCCAGTGAGTTTTCTTTACTATTCATTAAATCTGCTTCCAACAACTTGGAATCATTTCTTTCACTCAAGCTCAGAGATACACCAGACCCAGTAATGGGAGATGACTTTGTACCAAATAAAATGTAACTTAACTGACTACTAAAGTAAACTGGCATATTTGGGGTTCCTAAGGAATTCGTCTTTTCAGGACCTGCTGCCAAATTTTCTGATAGATTATTTGGAGAACCCAAAACTTTTGAATTAAATTTCTTCAAATCTACTGCTACAGTTGTTCCCAAATTCTCATTTGATCCTGATTGGAGACCTGGATCAGGAGTAAATACTATGTCTTCATCATGGTGGAGCTCAGGCCTGAGGTGTACCACTTCAGATAGACCTTCATTACTGTCGGTTGCTCCAGGTGAATAATCATCAGGAATAGTCTCATATGTGGCTTTTTGAAGATCAGATAAGGATAACCCACGTGGAGTAGGACTTTGTCCCAAGAGCATCAAAAAATCACTGGAGACACTTTGTACTTTGATGATCCCTGTTCTCTCTTCTTCAAACTGAGGGTCAATCTTCTTTATGTCATTTTCTTGTATTGAGATAGCTTTGAATTGCTTCCTAGGGCTCAGATGCCTTAAATTTGGGGAGAAGCTTCTCGGTTGAATAACATTGTTTTCACTAATCAGATATGTTGGAATATCTTCATATGTGTTCTCATAATAATCACCAATGTTCCTGTCACAACTAGAAACCTTCAGTAAGGCTGTCATGCCTCTGTTTCGAAAGTCTGAGTTGTGGCATCCCAGAACCCACAGACCTAGAGATGAGAAAGAATAAGACTCTGGTTACTCAGAATCCAGGTTTGAAGTAAATTCTGTATTAAGAGGTTCTCTTCCATttttagataaatgaaaaaatattggtCAAGACCATTATATCACAAGTCATTGGGTTAAATTCTTGACACATGTAACAATCCAATGATGGTAGTAAAAGTAGATTTTGCATTGCTGCTATTGTGCCATACCTGTTTGTGACACAAAGggctataaataaaaaatggaataaaatggagaaatgtaATTAATACAAACAATAATGAAGACTATTAATAGTCACACAAAACTCTCTGATGCTGACAGTGAGTTGAGGAAGGGTTTTATATAGGTTAAATGTTATTGTCATATTACAACAGTTTCTAGAGTCAGACTTCTTGGGTTCAACTCCTAGCTCTAAAATTTACCAGTTGTATAACTTTGAGCAATGCACTTAAGCTATCTGAGCTccagttttaaaatttgcaaatgaGGATAATGGTATCTATCCTATCATTCTATGCATTAAAATCACATATAATGCaatatgctatagtttggatgcaGTTTtcccccaaaggcctatgtgttaGAAGCTTAGGAAGTCATAGTATTGGAAAATGGttgaacctttaagaggtgaggcttAATGGAAGATCCTTAGGCCACTAAGGGTATGTTCTATAAAAGACTAAGGAAATTCTATGTTATCTCTTGGCAGTTCTCAGGAGAAGGCTGCTTTTATGCCTGAGCTTGGCAAGTGAGGTAATCACAGCTATTGTTGAAAGGAGAATATAAATAACTAACCTGGGTTTTCCATCGACATGAAGACAGTTTCTCCTGAGAATGGGAATAGAGTAAGTGTGTCTTCATAAACCATTTTGTGTTTGAAGGTATATCCAGAGAAGAAGACAGATAAGAAGTTGGTCTGTGCTCCAACACTTAGAATGTACCAATATGCCACCTCATGCAAACAAACTGACAACTGCAAGCTATCAAAAACATAGCCATTGATACCTGCAAAGCAATGGGGAATGAGAGGTTTAGAAGTATTCTGGATTTCTTATTTTGGATTGTGTCTTCTCAGGGATTTTCCTCTATGCATGTACATCCCTGGTATATATCTATATGTCCAAATCTCCTCTTCTTACAAGATTGCCAATGAGATTAGATTAGGGCCCActctaataatttaaatttaacttaataATCTTTAAAGATATTATCTCCAAATTCAGTCACATGTGAAGTACCAAGGTTAGGATTTAACAAATGAGGCTCAACTCAAAGCTAAAGGGCTAAAACTTGGAGACAAGGGGTATAGCATTAGATGACAGAAGTCACATACTGGAAGGAGAGTGTAACCCACTATATAAAATTTCAGGGTTCTCAGATAATGTCTATGTCCATTTTGTTCAGGATTTTTAGTCACATTTAGTGGAATAGATACAGTGACATGTGCTTATTCCATCTTAACCagaactgaaatttcaaaaggcatatatttttaattttaatggataCAACTACATTTGTTTCAAAAAGACTGTACCAGTGATCCACTAGAATACCTGTTTACCCATACAACCACTGGTAATAATGGTCTTGTAGTTTTGCCAGTCTGATAGTTATAAAGTACTATTTCTTTGGCATTCTATCTTGCCTTTCCCTAATGATAGAGAGATTTAAATTTCATCATGCTTTTGACCAtttaatttgtgtgtatatataaacagtacacatatgtatatatgcggCAGGCTGAGTTGTGTCCTTTCCAATTCAGATGTTTAGTCCtaaacccagtacctcagaatgtgactgtatttggaaataggtcTTTAAATAGGCAGTTAGTTAAAATAAGATCATTAGAATGAGCCTTAATCACCTTATATGAAGAGATTAGGATACACACAGGTAGAGGGGGAAGATCACATGAGGATACAGAGAGAAGATGCtacaaggaaaggagagaggctaaagaagaaaccaaacctgCCAACACTTTGATCTCAGACTTTCAACCTCCAGAAGTGTAACACAATACATCTCTGTAATAATTATTATAGCAGTCCTAGAATATGAATATAATGATATAGTATATGAGAGTATTGTTATGGAGAAAATGTGTCTTTAAATTAGTGACCTAGGTATGGAAGGGTTGATGGAAAGGTATTAATATAGAAggagataaaataaaactaaatgggAGAGGGCAGCCAAGTAAACATTGAAAGGAAAACTGGTGACTAGGTTTTTGAAATATGTGTtatatgattacatttttttaaatgtgtctctTACATGGCATTTAAATGCATTCATTATCTGGACATCAGTTTGGTGGCATCATCAATTTCCCTTTATCCCACTGGACTGAAGTGATGTTTTTACTCACTGTGCATGACATTGGAGGCTTGGAATTCTGGATCCTGGAGCTGTACTTCTACTGCATTGGGGAGAAAGCGCTGCATATTCTCTGTGAGGTACCAGCTTTGGTTCTCATCAAATACAGAAAACAGGATGACATTTCTTTTATCTGACATCATCTGTTAATTACATGTattgaaagggagaaagaaatgctGCTGATACTGTAAGGCAGGCACTAGAAATCTATGATGGAAgcaatgacatatatatatatatatatatttggttcaATTATATTTCCTCTTAGGGTCACTGTTATGGCGTGTACCAGGACCTGGGAATGGGGATGGGTGTTACAAGCAGTGAATATATGTTTAGGCAAGAGGGTGACTGGATCCACTAGACTTAGTTTTTCTGGCTTTAAGGCCATATGCTGGCTGATTTTTTTGGTATAGTCTGTAGTTTCATTCTCTCCACGTTCTGATTAGAGGATTTAACTCTTTAAACATGCATTTAGCAACTACTTTCCACAAGGCTACCAAtctataaaaaagtaaaaatagaaaaacagaataagataAGGTGAACTACAAGAACAACAAACAACACCAATATCTAAGTTTTctatttaaacaaatcaatttttcAGAACAACTTATATAATGAACCAAATTTATAAGTTAGTCCACTTGCTAATTGAGtcttgttatagtttggatctggaatgtcccccaaaggctcatgtgctgAAGGTTTGGTCTCCAATACAGCAGTGTTCTGAGGTAGAGCTTTTGGGAAGTGACTGAATTATGAGGGCTCTGACCCCATCAATGCATTactccatttgatggattaataatttcaaTGGATTACAGGAGATGATGGAAGTGGCAGTAGATGGAATCTACTTGTAAGAAGTAGGTCTGGAGGCATGACCTAGAAAAGTATATCTTGTCCCCGGGTGGTCTCTTTCTTgtgcacattctctctctctctctctctctctctctctctctctctctctccccccttcttGACTTCCATGActtgagcagctttgctctgctaCAATCTACCCACTGTGACATTTTGCCTCATCATGTGCCTACAGCAATGGGGCCAAGTGACTTATGGACTTAAATCTTTGAAATaattaaccaaaataaaatttttccttcctttaagttgattttttcaggtattttgtcacagcaacaaaatttTCACTTCATTCTAAGTGAAACccagtttatttcttttattttactataaaacaGACTACTGTATTTTCTGCAGGATACAGGAGGACATACATTGAGAGAATAAGAAATATCTGGAAGTTCATATGCATcttccatttttaagttttaaaccCAGAACTTGGAAAGGATAACACTCACCTGGTTTCCTCTTTGATCTACAGATTCTTTGTAGCAGATGAGAAGAGGGCCAATGAGCCCAGAAGCTAGATCTCTCTCCAGATTAATGAAACTAGAGTAATATCGGGTCAGGCATCGAGGATCTGATTTAGTTGGCCCATCTTCTACAGTTATTGTCCATTTATACTTGAATATTTCTCCTGGCAGTATTGGCAAATCCTTCAAATGTTTTACACCTACCCACAACCAAATCCAGAAATAGCTCAATTAGAATATAACAAGCCACATATTAGTAATGTTAAGTTGAATAGTTTGGCTTAAAACTGGTTCCATACATATTTTAAGTTTGTCTAAAGGTTTTCTTTAAATAGTAACCATGTTGCTATTGCAAAGGTTCTACAAATCtgtatgtatgtaagaaatttctCAGTAAATGGAAACTAAAATGGCCCCTGGTATAAGATTTACTAAattttttatcaataaaaatggGTCCAGCagacttttgtttaaaaaatatatatgaagaagaaaaatattctaagggccaaaggaaaataaaagacattaaagAGAGTGGCATTCCAGAACTGATTATCCAGTTGATTGTGGTAGGGAATAAGGAAGGAGaacttatttgatttttaatagtaAAACCATTGGAATTATAGACAAGAGAATAATCAGAGTTCAGAAATAAGCATATGTATAAAAagtaacttatttaaaaaacacaaatgttgtttttggatttaaaatttttagaataaatatgtaaacaaagcAAGCAAATATATAATTGTGaagtcaaaaaacaaagaattagcACTATAAGCAATGTTTAGAGATTTTGAGATGAAACaccaaaaatctaaaacaaaaatgattaaaaatgaatgCCTCAGCTGTGAGTGgtggtgcatgtttgtaatcccatgggcttgggaggctgaggcaggaggattgcgggttcaaagccagcatcagcaatggtgaggaactatgcaactcagtgagaccctgtctctaaataaaatataaaaagtgttggagatgtggctcagtggttgagtgcccctgagttcaatccctagtactcccctcaaaaaaaatgaaagcctcTAGGAAGTGGAACTTACAGCCCTTCAATAGCTTAAACCTTAAGCAACtatgattttgataaaataaatcattaaaattaaaatttagaaagaatatttatagtataaatttcattaaaaggaaaatattttactcaAACTACTAAAAATGAGTAATcgtaattgaaatataaaattaccaGACTATCAACAAGCATATCAAAACTAACACAATATGACCAGGTTAAAATCTCCAATTGATAGATGGTGACTGGGTAAACTAATAAAAACCATATGTATGCTTTTTATGTGGACAAGACCTAAcatgaaataaacaaacatatggGAAAATAATATCACGGAAAAGATAAACTAATTAAGCATATGTGGCAatactaaaattagaaaaaaataattcaagttaAGGATCATAAAAGACAACCAAGGAGATTTTATTGATAAAAGGTGTAATCCATGACAAAGATATgtcatgaatcttttttttttaattttttaaagttgttgatggacctttattttattcatttatttttacatggtgctgagaatctaacccagtgcctcacacatactaggcaagagctctaccactgagtcccaaccccagccctatgtcaTGAATCTTTAAGcaacaaataatgaaattaaaagtagaaatattaaaatattagatatCAAAAGTGTGGAATGAAGCCAAAAACTAAACTCAGAGGAAAAAACATGACCTTCATATCAGAACAATCAGCTTTAAGATTTTAGGGCACTTAAGAGTTGCAGCCTAAAGTTACACCACATCAATTCTAGGAAGCCTTAGGGGTGTTTTACATAAGCTATCAAAGAGTCACTTCAAGTACTTTTGCTATTACCTTTTGGCAATCTCCCTGAGTATAAAGGACTGACATCAGTGATTCCATGAGGGTAGATGTTATATGGCCGGCTTGCTTGATTCTTAAATATAATCTGAAAAGTAAAATGAGATATAAGATACCCTAAGACAAGTAAGGTCAACAAGAAAACTGTGGCCTATCTCCAGAAAACCAAAAGCTGCCTTTATCCATATTATAAGAATTTGAGCCtagataaaattcaaaaacattttttcatgaaattgttTAGACAGCAACTTATGTTTCTCATTGAAGGtccctttccatttcttttatcttttcttttcttcccccccccccatccattgctgaggctggctttgaacttgcgaacctcctgtctcagcctccacgcccctgggattacaggcatgcgccaccaccctggtgccttttcatttctttaaaaatgattccaattgtttcaataaatatttcctgcaCCTTCTTATGCTTATGCTAATTGCATGAGGATACTGCTTCCTCTCAGTCTTTTCCATTGTTCAGAGAAGGAGACAGTGATTCAGATGATAAAATGTTCTTCGTTGAAGGAGCAAACCTGACTAGAAGGACAATTGATTATAGCATCAAGCAGGAGTGGCAAGTGGTATCATCTGATTTAAAAGAGCtttaaaagagaggaaggaagcagagatGAAGACTCATGGAGACATTAATTATTCCTCTACATCTGCAGATGTGTGATAATGAAGGttaaaaaatctacttttggggctggggctgtagctcagtggtagagtgcttgcctagcatgtatgaggcactgggtttgattctcagcaccatgtaaaaataaataaaataaaggtccattgacttttttaaaaaaatatgtttttaaaaaatctactttcaCTTGTACTCATCTTAAAAGCCCATTCATTTGGTaaaacacatatttcttttttccccacatttttttggtgaattatatttatacatactgaTGGGGTTTGTTGTTAAAACCACCTATTTCTTATCATATTAACACTCTTATTTATtcctttcaaatattaaaattttctttccctttcttgtaAGAACACAAGCTAAGATTTCCAGTATAATAGATGTGTTACCTTTCTTGTCCTGATCTTAAATAGGAGGATTTCTGCATTTTACCAAGAATGATActtagtggggttttttttgttgttgttgttgtttatatctTTACCAGGACAATAATTCCCTTATAATACCAATTTGTTGTTAAATTTATGAATAGTTGCTGAATTTTGACAAACGATTTTTTCTGCAGCTATTGAAATTATCAaatgttcttttccctttttatgcttttatgtgTTAATGTGGATTACACATTTGATTTTCTTAGATTAAGCTAATTTATTACTCCTGGGATAATTCTGTCACAATGTATTATCTTTTATATACATTACTGTGTTGGGTTTAGATTttcatttaggattttttttaacctgtgttTATAATGCTACTgatctgtaattttaattttaactttcctTTCTCCTATTGTCTTGGTCAGGTTTACAACCAATATTTGTTGAACTAGAAAAATAAGCTGTCAGTCTCTATGTAAGCTTTGAAACATGGCTCCCAAATTCATTGACATTCTTCCCATCAAGAGATggaccatattttcttttctttcatgataGATGGGTGGGCTTTGACTAATCTCAACTAATAGATCATGTCATGAAGTGCTATGTTACTTCTGATGATGGTCATAAAAGGTGATAAACCTTATGACTTGCTTACTAGAACACACACAGTTGGAACCCTGAGCCTACATGAAAGAAGTCTCACTATGGTGTGAAGAAAGCCACTATAGTGTGAGAAAGCCAAGCCAAATATTTTGAGTCTTATCCATGTTGCAGAATGTGAGTCATCTCTTTTactaaaaggcaaaatatttatataatttgaaaagaaatcagattatagctcatttcttttaattgctgaataatatttcaattttatggacataacacattttgtttatccattcaccaactGGTGAACATTTCTGTTTGGGTActgaggtttgaatccaggggtgttttaccactgaactgcatccccagccctttttta
This window of the Urocitellus parryii isolate mUroPar1 chromosome X, mUroPar1.hap1, whole genome shotgun sequence genome carries:
- the F8 gene encoding coagulation factor VIII isoform X1 codes for the protein MLLSHPADEVLYISLQNIWDFSQNHRKFTFFLLGAKDILENSYTFISAVEHFLAIRAMQIELSSCFFLCLLQFSFSAIRRYYLGAVELSWDYMKSDLLSELHVDTRFPPRTQRSFPFNTSVMYKKTVFVEFTDHLFNIAKPRPPWMGLLGPTIQAEVYDTVVITLNNMATHPVSLHAVGVSYWKASEGAEYDDQTSQREKEDDKVFPGERHTYVWQVLKENGPMASDPPCLTYSYLSHVDLVKDLNSGLIGALLVCREGSLAKERTQMLHQFVLLFAVFDEGKSWHSETKGPLTQDMDSPPAGPLPRMHTVNGYVNRSLPGLIGCHRKSVFWHVIGMGTTPEVHSIFLEGHTFLVRNHRQASLEISSVTFLTAQTVLMDLGQFLLFCHISSHQHDGMEAYIKVDSCPEEPELRMKNNKEEEEYDEYLDSEMDVFRFDDANSSSLIQIRSVAKKHPKTWIHYIAAEEEDWDYAPSVLTSNDTSYKSQYLNNGPQRIGRKYKKVRFVAYTDKTFKTRETIQYESGILGPLLYGEVGDTLLIIFKNQASRPYNIYPHGITDVSPLYSGRLPKGVKHLKDLPILPGEIFKYKWTITVEDGPTKSDPRCLTRYYSSFINLERDLASGLIGPLLICYKESVDQRGNQMMSDKRNVILFSVFDENQSWYLTENMQRFLPNAVEVQLQDPEFQASNVMHSINGYVFDSLQLSVCLHEVAYWYILSVGAQTNFLSVFFSGYTFKHKMVYEDTLTLFPFSGETVFMSMENPGLWVLGCHNSDFRNRGMTALLKVSSCDRNIGDYYENTYEDIPTYLISENNVIQPRSFSPNLRHLSPRKQFKAISIQENDIKKIDPQFEEERTGIIKVQSVSSDFLMLLGQSPTPRGLSLSDLQKATYETIPDDYSPGATDSNEGLSEVVHLRPELHHDEDIVFTPDPGLQSGSNENLGTTVAVDLKKFNSKVLGSPNNLSENLAAGPEKTNSLGTPNMPVYFSSQLSYILFGTKSSPITGSGVSLSLSERNDSKLLEADLMNSKENSLGKNVSLMKSKGLLKKKIIHTPSLLTKDNASSLTKDNALFKFNISLIEANKTSNNSILNGRNYPDSPTFLIENSTSAWQDTVLESNTGLREVTSLIQDKMLIMHKNNPALRLNYVSNKTTPLKNMEIGYQKRVGPVLQDSENPDMSFFRMPFLPESANWQQKTHAKNFLNSGLKQLISLASKKSVKDQNFLSEKNKVVITEDEFTKDTELKEMIFPRNRTIFLTNLTHVQENDTHNQEKKFQEDIEKNEALIQENVVLPQGYTMTGNKNFLKNLFLLSTRQNVSLDEGTYIPVLQDARSVNDSTNRTEIHMAHLSKSKEEEETNLKGLVNQTKQIMEKYISTTRMSLNPCQKNVIVQHGKQTSKEFRLPLEETELEKGLIANDSSSQSSKNMKYLTHIDYNKKQEKTIIQSPLSDFPVMNHDITQMNSSTLPITKISPFPSIIPTDLTKIPSQDNSSHFLAYSYTFRTESSRAQERSHFLQGAKRNNLSLSILSLEMIRDQRKVGSMRTSATNSVMYNESNVLLKPVLPKVSGKVELLLKLPIYQKDLLTRETSRDSPGHLEDMENILLQKTPRPIKGNKTNRPGEVPFVKVAMESSEKTPSKLPGPTLQLEQEDIDYDDTISFVTKREDFDIYGEDENQGPRSFQKKTRHYFIAAVERLWDYGMSRSSHVLRNRDQSGSVPQFKKVVFQEFTDGSFTQPLYRGELNEHLGLLGPYIRAEVEDNIVVTFKNQASRPYSFYSSLISYKEDQGQGTEPRKNFVKPNETKTYFWKVQYHMAPTKDEFDCKAWAYFSDVDLERDVHSGLIGPLLICHTNTLNPAHGRQVTVQEFALFFTIFDETKSWYFRENMERNCRAPCNIQMEDPTFKDNYRFHAINGYVMDTLPGLVMAQDQRIRWYLLSMGSNENIHSIHFSGHVFTVRKKEEYKMAVYNLYPGIFGTLEMLPSKPGIWRIQCLIGEHLYAGMSTLFLVYSKQCQIPLGMASGHIRDFQITASGQYGQWAPKLARLHYSGSINAWSTKEPFSWIKVDLLAPMIIHGIKTQGARQKFSSLYISQFIIMYSLDGKKWMTYRGNSTGTLMVFFGNVDSSGIKHNIFNPPIIAQYIRLHPTHYSIRSTLRMELIGCDLNSCSIPLGMENKLISDAQITASSYFTNMFATWSPSQARLHLQGRTNAWRPQVNNPKEWLQVDFQKTMKITGIITQGVKSLLTSMFVKEFLISSSQDGHHWTLFLQNGKVKVFQGNQDSFTPVVNSLDPPLLTRYLRIHPQSWTHQIALRLEVLGCEAQQVY